One window of the Anguilla rostrata isolate EN2019 chromosome 13, ASM1855537v3, whole genome shotgun sequence genome contains the following:
- the iqsec1b gene encoding IQ motif and SEC7 domain-containing protein 1 isoform X9, with translation METTVEGDAACAESDPSLDSGAGYSRGPVTRGGILSPDHFEAPLYGHPALPGPQRQRRPKLQHSQSILRKQAEEEAIKRSRSLSESYELSTDLQDKQVEMLERKYGGRFITRHAARTIQTAFRQYQMNKNFERLRSSMSENRMSRRIVLSNMRMQFSFEGPEKVHSSYFEGKQVSLTDDGTKIGALVQSECGDLVPANMKQPAAQNDFNDAITELEDAFSRQVKSLAESIDDALNCRSLHGDEGQPEPVRGHPDMEREVAYQVKPSHSADHRKLDEMTASYSDVTLYIDEEELSPPIPLSQSVDRPSSTESDLRLRSLNSSQEYWSMAHKDDKGDTDTSCRSTPSLECQDQRLRVDHLPLLTIEPPSDSSVELSDRSERGSLKRQNAYDRGIASQQGSPKHISHGLPPRGPPRDDEPTRHRPRQLESHLAINGTANRQSKSESDFSDGDNDSINSTSNSNDTINCSSESSSRDSLREQTLSKQTYHKETRNSWDSPAFSNDIIRKRHYRIGLNLFNKKPEKGIQYLIERGFVPDTPVGVAHFLLQRKGLSRQMIGEFLGNRQKQFNRDVLDCVVDEMDFSGMELDEALRKFQAHIRVQGEAQKVERLIEAYSQRYCICNPGVVRQFRNPDTIFILAFAIILLNTDMYSPNVKPERKMKLEDFVKNLRGVDDGEDIPREMLIGIYERIRKRELKTNEDHVSQVQKVEKLIVGKKPIGSLHHGLGCVLSLPHRRLVCYCRLFEVPDPNKPQKLGLHQREIFLFNDLLVVTKIFQKKKNSVTYSFRQSFSLYGMQVMLFENQYYPNGVRLTSAIPGADIKVLINFNAPNPQDRKKFTDDLRESIAEVQEMEKYRIESELEKQKGVVRPSMSQSSGLKKEAGNGNLSRASLDDSYAMGEGLKRSALSSSLRDLSEAGKRGRRSSAGSLDSNMEGSIISSPHMRRRATSTRECPSRGHQSIPNSSSLLGTLFGSKRGKSPAPPPQPQHPTLISHTPHPSTLHHSAQVETQTQAQMHTHHAQYCHVQQNPPPYHHHHHYHPPAHLQFHQGPSHGHAHPHPQHGHGAHASHSQHSSHSQHAPHHHAQQQGPAPAPSSTKPKHSGISTIV, from the exons CGTGGAAGGTGACGCCGCGTGCGCTGAGTCGGACCCCTCTCTGGACAGCGGCGCCGGGTACAGCCGAGGCCCCGTGACGCGCGGCGGCATCCTCAGCCCGGATCACTTCGAGGCCCCGCTCTACGGCCACCCGGCCCTGCCCGGGCCCCAGCGCCAGCGCCGGCCCAAGCTCCAGCACTCGCAGTCCATCCTGCGCAAACAGGCCGAGGAGGAGGCCATCAAGCGCTCGCGCTCGCTCTCCGAGAGCTATGAGCTCTCCACCGACCTCCAGGACAAGCAG GTGGAGATGCTAGAGCGTAAATATGGAGGACGATTCATAACGCGACATGCGGCTCGAACCATCCAGACGGCCTTCCGCCAGTATCAGATGAACAAGAATTTCGAGCGGCTCAGGAGCTCGATGTCGGAGAATCGCATGTCCAGACGCATCGTCCTGTCCAATATGAGAATGCAGTTTTCCTTTGAAGGACCTGAAAAAGTCCACAGCTCCTACTTCGAGGGCAAGCAGGTCTCGCTGACTGACGACGGAACCAAGATCGGGGCTCTGGTGCAGTCGGAGTGCGGGGACCTGGTCCCTGCTAACATGAAGCAGCCCGCCGCGCAGAACGACTTCAACGACGCCATCACCGAGCTGGAGGACGCCTTCTCGCGGCAGGTCAAGTCCCTGGCCGAGTCCATCGACGACGCCCTCAACTGCCGCAGCCTGCACGGGGACGAGGGCCAGCCGGAGCCCGTCAGGGGGCACCCGGACATGGAGAGGGAGGTGGCCTACCAGGTCAAGCCCTCCCACAGCGCCGACCACCGCAAGCTGGACGAGATGACGGCCTCCTACAGCGACGTGACGCTCTATATCGACGAGGAGGAGCTCTCGCCGCCCATCCCGCTGTCCCAGTCGGTGGACCGGCCGTCCAGCACCGAGTCAGACCTCCGCCTCCGCTCCCTCAACTCCTCCCAGGAGTACTGGTCCATGGCCCACAAGGACGACAAGGGCGACACGGACACCAGCTGCCGCAGCACCCCGTCTCTGGAGTGCCAGGACCAGAGGCTGAGGGTGGACCACCTGCCCCTGCTGACCATAGAGCCGCCCAGCGACAGCTCGGTGGAGCTCAGCGACCGGTCCGAAAGGGGCTCCCTCAAAAGGCAGAACGCCTACGACCGGGGCATCGCCAGCCAGCAGGGCAGCCCCAAACACATCTCTCACGGGCTGCCCCCCAGGGGCCCGCCCCGGGACGACGAGCCCACCAGGCACAGGCCCCGGCAGCTGGAGAGCCACCTGGCCATCAACGGCACGGCCAACCGGCAAAGCAAATCCGAGTCGGACTTCTCAGACGGGGACAACGACAGCATCAACAGCACTTCCAACTCCAATGACACCATAAACTGCAGCTCGGAGTCCTCGTCCAGGGACAGCCTGAGGGAGCAGACCCTGAGCAAGCAGACCTACCACAAGGAGACCCGCAACAGCTGGGACTCGCCCGCCTTCAGCAACGACATCATCCGCAAGAGGCACTACAGGATCGGCCTCAACCTCTTCAACAA GAAGCCAGAAAAGGGTATCCAGTACCTGATCGAGAGAGGATTCGTCCCAGATACGCCTGTGGGCGTGGCTCACTTCCTGCTCCAGCGGAAAGGCCTGAGCCGGCAGATGATCGGGGAGTTTCTGGGTAATCGACAGAAACAGTTCAACAGGGACGTCCTAGA CTGCGTCGTGGACGAGATGGACTTCTCAGGGATGGAGCTGGACGAAGCCCTCAGAAAGTTCCAGGCCCATATCAGAGTCCAGGGTGAAGCGCAGAAGGTGGAGAGGCTCATCGAGGCCTACAG CCAGCGTTACTGCATCTGCAATCCCGGGGTAGTTCGGCAGTTCAGGAACCCAGACACCATCTTCATCCTCGCCTTTGCCATCATCCTCCTCAACACAGACATGTACAGCCCCAATGTCAAGCCAGAGCGCAAGATGAAGCTCGAGGACTTTGTGAAGAACCTTAGAG gggTGGATGACGGAGAGGACATCCCTCGGGAGATGCTGATCGGGATTTATGAGAGGATCCGCAAGCGGGAGCTGAAGACCAACGAGGATCACGTGTCCCAGGTGCAGAAGGTGGAGAAGCTGATTGTGGGGAAGAAGCCG ATTGGATCTCTGCACCACGGCCTTGGCTGT GTTCTGTCTCTGCCCCACCGCAGACTGGTGTGCTACTGCAGGCTGTTCGAGGTCCCGGACCCCAACAAGCCCCAGAAACTGGGCCTTCATCAGCGGGAGATCTTCCTCTTCAACGACCTGCTTGTG GTCACAAAGATTttccagaagaagaaaaactcaGTGACGTACAGCTTCAGGCAGTCCTTCTCTCTGTACGGGATGCAGGTGATGCTGTTTGAGAACCAGT ATTACCCCAATGGAGTCAGGCTTACATCGGCCATCCCAGGTGCAGACATCAAAGTCCTCATCAACTTCaatgcccccaacccccaggaCCGCAAGAAGTTCACAGACGACCTGCGGGAGTCTATCGCCGAGGTccaggaaatggaaaaatacaggaTAGAGT cggagctggagaagcagaaGGGCGTGGTCCGGCCCAGCATGTCCCAGAGCTCTGGCCTGAAGAAGGAGGCGGGGAACGGGAACCTGAGCCGCGCCAGCCTGGATGACAGCTACGccatgggggaggggctaaagCGCAGCGCCCTCAGCAGCTCGCTGAGGGACCTCTCTGAAGCAg GCAAGCGTGGCCGGCGCAGCAGTGCAGGATCACTAGACAGCAATATGGAA GGGTCCATCATTAGCAGCCCTCACATGCGCCGGAGAGCCACCTCCACCCGCGAGTGCCCGTCCCGTGGCCACCAGTCCATCCCAAACTCCTCCTCCCTGCTGGGGACCCTCTTCGGCAGCAAGCGGGGGAAGTCTCCGGCGCCTCCGCCCCAGCCCCAGCACCCCACCCTCATCTCCCACacgccccacccctccaccctgcACCACTCGGCCCAGGTGGAGACCCAGACCCAGGCCCAGATGCACACCCACCACGCCCAGTACTGCCACGTCCAGCAGAACCCGCCTCcttaccaccaccaccaccactaccaccccCCGGCCCACCTGCAGTTCCACCAGGGCCCCTcccacggccacgcccacccgcaCCCGCAGCACGGCCATGGCGCGCACGCCTCGCACTCCCAGCATTCCTCTCACTCCCAGCATGCGCCTCACCACCACGCCCAGCagcagggccccgcccccgcgcccaGCAGCACCAAACCCAAGCACAGCGGCATCAGCACCATCGTGTGA
- the iqsec1b gene encoding IQ motif and SEC7 domain-containing protein 1 isoform X8, with protein MACARCRFVEGDAACAESDPSLDSGAGYSRGPVTRGGILSPDHFEAPLYGHPALPGPQRQRRPKLQHSQSILRKQAEEEAIKRSRSLSESYELSTDLQDKQVEMLERKYGGRFITRHAARTIQTAFRQYQMNKNFERLRSSMSENRMSRRIVLSNMRMQFSFEGPEKVHSSYFEGKQVSLTDDGTKIGALVQSECGDLVPANMKQPAAQNDFNDAITELEDAFSRQVKSLAESIDDALNCRSLHGDEGQPEPVRGHPDMEREVAYQVKPSHSADHRKLDEMTASYSDVTLYIDEEELSPPIPLSQSVDRPSSTESDLRLRSLNSSQEYWSMAHKDDKGDTDTSCRSTPSLECQDQRLRVDHLPLLTIEPPSDSSVELSDRSERGSLKRQNAYDRGIASQQGSPKHISHGLPPRGPPRDDEPTRHRPRQLESHLAINGTANRQSKSESDFSDGDNDSINSTSNSNDTINCSSESSSRDSLREQTLSKQTYHKETRNSWDSPAFSNDIIRKRHYRIGLNLFNKKPEKGIQYLIERGFVPDTPVGVAHFLLQRKGLSRQMIGEFLGNRQKQFNRDVLDCVVDEMDFSGMELDEALRKFQAHIRVQGEAQKVERLIEAYSQRYCICNPGVVRQFRNPDTIFILAFAIILLNTDMYSPNVKPERKMKLEDFVKNLRGVDDGEDIPREMLIGIYERIRKRELKTNEDHVSQVQKVEKLIVGKKPIGSLHHGLGCVLSLPHRRLVCYCRLFEVPDPNKPQKLGLHQREIFLFNDLLVVTKIFQKKKNSVTYSFRQSFSLYGMQVMLFENQYYPNGVRLTSAIPGADIKVLINFNAPNPQDRKKFTDDLRESIAEVQEMEKYRIESELEKQKGVVRPSMSQSSGLKKEAGNGNLSRASLDDSYAMGEGLKRSALSSSLRDLSEAGKRGRRSSAGSLDSNMEGSIISSPHMRRRATSTRECPSRGHQSIPNSSSLLGTLFGSKRGKSPAPPPQPQHPTLISHTPHPSTLHHSAQVETQTQAQMHTHHAQYCHVQQNPPPYHHHHHYHPPAHLQFHQGPSHGHAHPHPQHGHGAHASHSQHSSHSQHAPHHHAQQQGPAPAPSSTKPKHSGISTIV; from the exons CGTGGAAGGTGACGCCGCGTGCGCTGAGTCGGACCCCTCTCTGGACAGCGGCGCCGGGTACAGCCGAGGCCCCGTGACGCGCGGCGGCATCCTCAGCCCGGATCACTTCGAGGCCCCGCTCTACGGCCACCCGGCCCTGCCCGGGCCCCAGCGCCAGCGCCGGCCCAAGCTCCAGCACTCGCAGTCCATCCTGCGCAAACAGGCCGAGGAGGAGGCCATCAAGCGCTCGCGCTCGCTCTCCGAGAGCTATGAGCTCTCCACCGACCTCCAGGACAAGCAG GTGGAGATGCTAGAGCGTAAATATGGAGGACGATTCATAACGCGACATGCGGCTCGAACCATCCAGACGGCCTTCCGCCAGTATCAGATGAACAAGAATTTCGAGCGGCTCAGGAGCTCGATGTCGGAGAATCGCATGTCCAGACGCATCGTCCTGTCCAATATGAGAATGCAGTTTTCCTTTGAAGGACCTGAAAAAGTCCACAGCTCCTACTTCGAGGGCAAGCAGGTCTCGCTGACTGACGACGGAACCAAGATCGGGGCTCTGGTGCAGTCGGAGTGCGGGGACCTGGTCCCTGCTAACATGAAGCAGCCCGCCGCGCAGAACGACTTCAACGACGCCATCACCGAGCTGGAGGACGCCTTCTCGCGGCAGGTCAAGTCCCTGGCCGAGTCCATCGACGACGCCCTCAACTGCCGCAGCCTGCACGGGGACGAGGGCCAGCCGGAGCCCGTCAGGGGGCACCCGGACATGGAGAGGGAGGTGGCCTACCAGGTCAAGCCCTCCCACAGCGCCGACCACCGCAAGCTGGACGAGATGACGGCCTCCTACAGCGACGTGACGCTCTATATCGACGAGGAGGAGCTCTCGCCGCCCATCCCGCTGTCCCAGTCGGTGGACCGGCCGTCCAGCACCGAGTCAGACCTCCGCCTCCGCTCCCTCAACTCCTCCCAGGAGTACTGGTCCATGGCCCACAAGGACGACAAGGGCGACACGGACACCAGCTGCCGCAGCACCCCGTCTCTGGAGTGCCAGGACCAGAGGCTGAGGGTGGACCACCTGCCCCTGCTGACCATAGAGCCGCCCAGCGACAGCTCGGTGGAGCTCAGCGACCGGTCCGAAAGGGGCTCCCTCAAAAGGCAGAACGCCTACGACCGGGGCATCGCCAGCCAGCAGGGCAGCCCCAAACACATCTCTCACGGGCTGCCCCCCAGGGGCCCGCCCCGGGACGACGAGCCCACCAGGCACAGGCCCCGGCAGCTGGAGAGCCACCTGGCCATCAACGGCACGGCCAACCGGCAAAGCAAATCCGAGTCGGACTTCTCAGACGGGGACAACGACAGCATCAACAGCACTTCCAACTCCAATGACACCATAAACTGCAGCTCGGAGTCCTCGTCCAGGGACAGCCTGAGGGAGCAGACCCTGAGCAAGCAGACCTACCACAAGGAGACCCGCAACAGCTGGGACTCGCCCGCCTTCAGCAACGACATCATCCGCAAGAGGCACTACAGGATCGGCCTCAACCTCTTCAACAA GAAGCCAGAAAAGGGTATCCAGTACCTGATCGAGAGAGGATTCGTCCCAGATACGCCTGTGGGCGTGGCTCACTTCCTGCTCCAGCGGAAAGGCCTGAGCCGGCAGATGATCGGGGAGTTTCTGGGTAATCGACAGAAACAGTTCAACAGGGACGTCCTAGA CTGCGTCGTGGACGAGATGGACTTCTCAGGGATGGAGCTGGACGAAGCCCTCAGAAAGTTCCAGGCCCATATCAGAGTCCAGGGTGAAGCGCAGAAGGTGGAGAGGCTCATCGAGGCCTACAG CCAGCGTTACTGCATCTGCAATCCCGGGGTAGTTCGGCAGTTCAGGAACCCAGACACCATCTTCATCCTCGCCTTTGCCATCATCCTCCTCAACACAGACATGTACAGCCCCAATGTCAAGCCAGAGCGCAAGATGAAGCTCGAGGACTTTGTGAAGAACCTTAGAG gggTGGATGACGGAGAGGACATCCCTCGGGAGATGCTGATCGGGATTTATGAGAGGATCCGCAAGCGGGAGCTGAAGACCAACGAGGATCACGTGTCCCAGGTGCAGAAGGTGGAGAAGCTGATTGTGGGGAAGAAGCCG ATTGGATCTCTGCACCACGGCCTTGGCTGT GTTCTGTCTCTGCCCCACCGCAGACTGGTGTGCTACTGCAGGCTGTTCGAGGTCCCGGACCCCAACAAGCCCCAGAAACTGGGCCTTCATCAGCGGGAGATCTTCCTCTTCAACGACCTGCTTGTG GTCACAAAGATTttccagaagaagaaaaactcaGTGACGTACAGCTTCAGGCAGTCCTTCTCTCTGTACGGGATGCAGGTGATGCTGTTTGAGAACCAGT ATTACCCCAATGGAGTCAGGCTTACATCGGCCATCCCAGGTGCAGACATCAAAGTCCTCATCAACTTCaatgcccccaacccccaggaCCGCAAGAAGTTCACAGACGACCTGCGGGAGTCTATCGCCGAGGTccaggaaatggaaaaatacaggaTAGAGT cggagctggagaagcagaaGGGCGTGGTCCGGCCCAGCATGTCCCAGAGCTCTGGCCTGAAGAAGGAGGCGGGGAACGGGAACCTGAGCCGCGCCAGCCTGGATGACAGCTACGccatgggggaggggctaaagCGCAGCGCCCTCAGCAGCTCGCTGAGGGACCTCTCTGAAGCAg GCAAGCGTGGCCGGCGCAGCAGTGCAGGATCACTAGACAGCAATATGGAA GGGTCCATCATTAGCAGCCCTCACATGCGCCGGAGAGCCACCTCCACCCGCGAGTGCCCGTCCCGTGGCCACCAGTCCATCCCAAACTCCTCCTCCCTGCTGGGGACCCTCTTCGGCAGCAAGCGGGGGAAGTCTCCGGCGCCTCCGCCCCAGCCCCAGCACCCCACCCTCATCTCCCACacgccccacccctccaccctgcACCACTCGGCCCAGGTGGAGACCCAGACCCAGGCCCAGATGCACACCCACCACGCCCAGTACTGCCACGTCCAGCAGAACCCGCCTCcttaccaccaccaccaccactaccaccccCCGGCCCACCTGCAGTTCCACCAGGGCCCCTcccacggccacgcccacccgcaCCCGCAGCACGGCCATGGCGCGCACGCCTCGCACTCCCAGCATTCCTCTCACTCCCAGCATGCGCCTCACCACCACGCCCAGCagcagggccccgcccccgcgcccaGCAGCACCAAACCCAAGCACAGCGGCATCAGCACCATCGTGTGA
- the iqsec1b gene encoding IQ motif and SEC7 domain-containing protein 1 isoform X7 → MSDVTAMWNLMWKYCISVRTMSVEGDAACAESDPSLDSGAGYSRGPVTRGGILSPDHFEAPLYGHPALPGPQRQRRPKLQHSQSILRKQAEEEAIKRSRSLSESYELSTDLQDKQVEMLERKYGGRFITRHAARTIQTAFRQYQMNKNFERLRSSMSENRMSRRIVLSNMRMQFSFEGPEKVHSSYFEGKQVSLTDDGTKIGALVQSECGDLVPANMKQPAAQNDFNDAITELEDAFSRQVKSLAESIDDALNCRSLHGDEGQPEPVRGHPDMEREVAYQVKPSHSADHRKLDEMTASYSDVTLYIDEEELSPPIPLSQSVDRPSSTESDLRLRSLNSSQEYWSMAHKDDKGDTDTSCRSTPSLECQDQRLRVDHLPLLTIEPPSDSSVELSDRSERGSLKRQNAYDRGIASQQGSPKHISHGLPPRGPPRDDEPTRHRPRQLESHLAINGTANRQSKSESDFSDGDNDSINSTSNSNDTINCSSESSSRDSLREQTLSKQTYHKETRNSWDSPAFSNDIIRKRHYRIGLNLFNKKPEKGIQYLIERGFVPDTPVGVAHFLLQRKGLSRQMIGEFLGNRQKQFNRDVLDCVVDEMDFSGMELDEALRKFQAHIRVQGEAQKVERLIEAYSQRYCICNPGVVRQFRNPDTIFILAFAIILLNTDMYSPNVKPERKMKLEDFVKNLRGVDDGEDIPREMLIGIYERIRKRELKTNEDHVSQVQKVEKLIVGKKPIGSLHHGLGCVLSLPHRRLVCYCRLFEVPDPNKPQKLGLHQREIFLFNDLLVVTKIFQKKKNSVTYSFRQSFSLYGMQVMLFENQYYPNGVRLTSAIPGADIKVLINFNAPNPQDRKKFTDDLRESIAEVQEMEKYRIESELEKQKGVVRPSMSQSSGLKKEAGNGNLSRASLDDSYAMGEGLKRSALSSSLRDLSEAGKRGRRSSAGSLDSNMEGSIISSPHMRRRATSTRECPSRGHQSIPNSSSLLGTLFGSKRGKSPAPPPQPQHPTLISHTPHPSTLHHSAQVETQTQAQMHTHHAQYCHVQQNPPPYHHHHHYHPPAHLQFHQGPSHGHAHPHPQHGHGAHASHSQHSSHSQHAPHHHAQQQGPAPAPSSTKPKHSGISTIV, encoded by the exons CGTGGAAGGTGACGCCGCGTGCGCTGAGTCGGACCCCTCTCTGGACAGCGGCGCCGGGTACAGCCGAGGCCCCGTGACGCGCGGCGGCATCCTCAGCCCGGATCACTTCGAGGCCCCGCTCTACGGCCACCCGGCCCTGCCCGGGCCCCAGCGCCAGCGCCGGCCCAAGCTCCAGCACTCGCAGTCCATCCTGCGCAAACAGGCCGAGGAGGAGGCCATCAAGCGCTCGCGCTCGCTCTCCGAGAGCTATGAGCTCTCCACCGACCTCCAGGACAAGCAG GTGGAGATGCTAGAGCGTAAATATGGAGGACGATTCATAACGCGACATGCGGCTCGAACCATCCAGACGGCCTTCCGCCAGTATCAGATGAACAAGAATTTCGAGCGGCTCAGGAGCTCGATGTCGGAGAATCGCATGTCCAGACGCATCGTCCTGTCCAATATGAGAATGCAGTTTTCCTTTGAAGGACCTGAAAAAGTCCACAGCTCCTACTTCGAGGGCAAGCAGGTCTCGCTGACTGACGACGGAACCAAGATCGGGGCTCTGGTGCAGTCGGAGTGCGGGGACCTGGTCCCTGCTAACATGAAGCAGCCCGCCGCGCAGAACGACTTCAACGACGCCATCACCGAGCTGGAGGACGCCTTCTCGCGGCAGGTCAAGTCCCTGGCCGAGTCCATCGACGACGCCCTCAACTGCCGCAGCCTGCACGGGGACGAGGGCCAGCCGGAGCCCGTCAGGGGGCACCCGGACATGGAGAGGGAGGTGGCCTACCAGGTCAAGCCCTCCCACAGCGCCGACCACCGCAAGCTGGACGAGATGACGGCCTCCTACAGCGACGTGACGCTCTATATCGACGAGGAGGAGCTCTCGCCGCCCATCCCGCTGTCCCAGTCGGTGGACCGGCCGTCCAGCACCGAGTCAGACCTCCGCCTCCGCTCCCTCAACTCCTCCCAGGAGTACTGGTCCATGGCCCACAAGGACGACAAGGGCGACACGGACACCAGCTGCCGCAGCACCCCGTCTCTGGAGTGCCAGGACCAGAGGCTGAGGGTGGACCACCTGCCCCTGCTGACCATAGAGCCGCCCAGCGACAGCTCGGTGGAGCTCAGCGACCGGTCCGAAAGGGGCTCCCTCAAAAGGCAGAACGCCTACGACCGGGGCATCGCCAGCCAGCAGGGCAGCCCCAAACACATCTCTCACGGGCTGCCCCCCAGGGGCCCGCCCCGGGACGACGAGCCCACCAGGCACAGGCCCCGGCAGCTGGAGAGCCACCTGGCCATCAACGGCACGGCCAACCGGCAAAGCAAATCCGAGTCGGACTTCTCAGACGGGGACAACGACAGCATCAACAGCACTTCCAACTCCAATGACACCATAAACTGCAGCTCGGAGTCCTCGTCCAGGGACAGCCTGAGGGAGCAGACCCTGAGCAAGCAGACCTACCACAAGGAGACCCGCAACAGCTGGGACTCGCCCGCCTTCAGCAACGACATCATCCGCAAGAGGCACTACAGGATCGGCCTCAACCTCTTCAACAA GAAGCCAGAAAAGGGTATCCAGTACCTGATCGAGAGAGGATTCGTCCCAGATACGCCTGTGGGCGTGGCTCACTTCCTGCTCCAGCGGAAAGGCCTGAGCCGGCAGATGATCGGGGAGTTTCTGGGTAATCGACAGAAACAGTTCAACAGGGACGTCCTAGA CTGCGTCGTGGACGAGATGGACTTCTCAGGGATGGAGCTGGACGAAGCCCTCAGAAAGTTCCAGGCCCATATCAGAGTCCAGGGTGAAGCGCAGAAGGTGGAGAGGCTCATCGAGGCCTACAG CCAGCGTTACTGCATCTGCAATCCCGGGGTAGTTCGGCAGTTCAGGAACCCAGACACCATCTTCATCCTCGCCTTTGCCATCATCCTCCTCAACACAGACATGTACAGCCCCAATGTCAAGCCAGAGCGCAAGATGAAGCTCGAGGACTTTGTGAAGAACCTTAGAG gggTGGATGACGGAGAGGACATCCCTCGGGAGATGCTGATCGGGATTTATGAGAGGATCCGCAAGCGGGAGCTGAAGACCAACGAGGATCACGTGTCCCAGGTGCAGAAGGTGGAGAAGCTGATTGTGGGGAAGAAGCCG ATTGGATCTCTGCACCACGGCCTTGGCTGT GTTCTGTCTCTGCCCCACCGCAGACTGGTGTGCTACTGCAGGCTGTTCGAGGTCCCGGACCCCAACAAGCCCCAGAAACTGGGCCTTCATCAGCGGGAGATCTTCCTCTTCAACGACCTGCTTGTG GTCACAAAGATTttccagaagaagaaaaactcaGTGACGTACAGCTTCAGGCAGTCCTTCTCTCTGTACGGGATGCAGGTGATGCTGTTTGAGAACCAGT ATTACCCCAATGGAGTCAGGCTTACATCGGCCATCCCAGGTGCAGACATCAAAGTCCTCATCAACTTCaatgcccccaacccccaggaCCGCAAGAAGTTCACAGACGACCTGCGGGAGTCTATCGCCGAGGTccaggaaatggaaaaatacaggaTAGAGT cggagctggagaagcagaaGGGCGTGGTCCGGCCCAGCATGTCCCAGAGCTCTGGCCTGAAGAAGGAGGCGGGGAACGGGAACCTGAGCCGCGCCAGCCTGGATGACAGCTACGccatgggggaggggctaaagCGCAGCGCCCTCAGCAGCTCGCTGAGGGACCTCTCTGAAGCAg GCAAGCGTGGCCGGCGCAGCAGTGCAGGATCACTAGACAGCAATATGGAA GGGTCCATCATTAGCAGCCCTCACATGCGCCGGAGAGCCACCTCCACCCGCGAGTGCCCGTCCCGTGGCCACCAGTCCATCCCAAACTCCTCCTCCCTGCTGGGGACCCTCTTCGGCAGCAAGCGGGGGAAGTCTCCGGCGCCTCCGCCCCAGCCCCAGCACCCCACCCTCATCTCCCACacgccccacccctccaccctgcACCACTCGGCCCAGGTGGAGACCCAGACCCAGGCCCAGATGCACACCCACCACGCCCAGTACTGCCACGTCCAGCAGAACCCGCCTCcttaccaccaccaccaccactaccaccccCCGGCCCACCTGCAGTTCCACCAGGGCCCCTcccacggccacgcccacccgcaCCCGCAGCACGGCCATGGCGCGCACGCCTCGCACTCCCAGCATTCCTCTCACTCCCAGCATGCGCCTCACCACCACGCCCAGCagcagggccccgcccccgcgcccaGCAGCACCAAACCCAAGCACAGCGGCATCAGCACCATCGTGTGA